A single genomic interval of Saccharothrix saharensis harbors:
- a CDS encoding AMP-binding protein: MRVPLTVADFLHRAEQVFADTTACVDEPVQAAAPVPTTTYGGFADRVRAWQAGFDALGVGEGERVAVVSHNSARLLELLHAVPASGRVAVPVNFRLRPDEVSYIVEHSGASVLLVDPELDLGGVTARHRFVLGEQTDTELMRFGTEPRPWREPDEDATATINYTSGTTARPKGVQLTHRNIWLNAVTFALHARAWERDVYMHVLPMFHCNGWGMPYGLAGLGVPQVVLRKVDGREILTRVRDHGVTLMCGAPAVWNAVLDAARDWDGEVPGRDRVRVICAGAPPPSRTIARVGEELGWEFLQLYGLTETSPLLTFNRTRPADDALPAEERARKLSRAGAPGLGVRLEVSDSGEVLARGNVVMAGYWENPEASAEALAGGWFHTGDGGELDDEGHLTISDRKKDVIITGGENVSSIEVEDALFAHPAVAEAAVIGVPHDKWGETIKALVVRAEGAEVTEAELIAHCKARLAGYKAPTSVEFRDAIPRTATGKVQKFKLRRPYWADLDRNVN; this comes from the coding sequence ATGCGCGTACCCCTGACTGTCGCCGATTTCCTCCACCGGGCGGAGCAGGTCTTCGCCGACACCACGGCCTGCGTCGACGAGCCCGTGCAGGCCGCCGCGCCCGTGCCTACCACCACGTACGGCGGGTTCGCCGACCGCGTCCGGGCCTGGCAGGCCGGGTTCGACGCGCTCGGGGTCGGCGAGGGCGAGCGGGTGGCCGTGGTCAGCCACAACTCGGCCCGGTTGCTCGAGCTGCTGCACGCGGTGCCCGCGAGCGGGCGCGTCGCGGTCCCGGTCAACTTCCGGCTGCGGCCCGACGAGGTGTCCTACATCGTCGAGCACAGCGGCGCGTCGGTGCTGCTCGTGGACCCCGAGCTGGACCTCGGCGGCGTCACGGCGCGGCACCGCTTCGTGCTCGGCGAGCAGACCGACACCGAGCTGATGCGCTTCGGCACCGAACCGCGGCCGTGGCGCGAGCCGGACGAGGACGCCACCGCCACGATCAACTACACCTCCGGCACGACGGCCCGGCCCAAGGGCGTCCAGCTGACCCACCGCAACATCTGGCTCAACGCGGTCACGTTCGCCCTGCACGCCCGCGCCTGGGAGCGCGACGTCTACATGCACGTGCTGCCGATGTTCCACTGCAACGGCTGGGGCATGCCCTACGGCCTGGCCGGCCTCGGCGTGCCGCAGGTCGTGCTGCGCAAGGTCGACGGCCGGGAGATCCTCACCCGCGTCCGCGACCACGGCGTCACGCTGATGTGCGGCGCGCCCGCCGTCTGGAACGCCGTGCTCGACGCCGCCCGGGACTGGGACGGCGAGGTCCCCGGCCGCGACCGGGTCCGCGTCATCTGCGCGGGCGCGCCGCCGCCCAGCCGCACGATCGCCCGCGTGGGCGAGGAGCTGGGCTGGGAGTTCCTCCAGCTCTACGGCCTGACCGAGACCTCGCCGCTGCTCACGTTCAACCGCACCCGCCCCGCCGACGACGCGCTGCCCGCCGAGGAACGGGCGCGCAAGCTCTCCCGGGCGGGCGCGCCGGGGCTGGGTGTGCGCCTGGAGGTGTCCGACAGCGGCGAGGTGCTGGCCCGCGGGAACGTCGTCATGGCCGGCTACTGGGAGAACCCGGAGGCGAGCGCCGAGGCGCTGGCGGGCGGCTGGTTCCACACCGGCGACGGCGGCGAGCTGGACGACGAGGGCCACCTGACCATCTCCGACCGCAAGAAGGACGTGATCATCACCGGCGGTGAGAACGTGTCGTCCATCGAGGTCGAGGACGCCCTGTTCGCCCACCCCGCGGTGGCCGAGGCGGCGGTCATCGGCGTGCCGCACGACAAGTGGGGCGAGACGATCAAGGCACTGGTCGTGCGGGCCGAGGGCGCGGAGGTGACCGAGGCGGAGCTGATCGCGCACTGCAAGGCCCGGCTCGCGGGCTACAAGGCGCCGACCTCGGTCGAGTTCCGCGACGCCATCCCGCGCACCGCCACCGGCAAGGTGCAGAAGTTCAAACTCCGCCGGCCGTACTGGGCCGACCTCGACCGCAACGTCAACTGA
- a CDS encoding proline-rich domain-containing protein — translation MTYPGGGGGEWPPQNNPYGQPQGGYPQQGQPGGYPQQGGYPQGGYPQTGPQPQQGYPQTGPQGFAQPQAGYHQDFGQQPYGQQPYGYAGGEPPKKKRTGLIITAVVAVLALAAGTVATVWALRSSDDAAAGAESPSTAANNLLSALGSGDVLGIMNGLAPAEAKLSKDYTEATVSEAKRLEILKPDADPNKLSGVQIKSEGIKFDDAAAEKVNDHLTINKVVEGKITITSDVKQIPLTDKLVDALGADLQKAGTETETLDFAKEKADRDGKPIGIATIKVGDEWYPSLFYTIAHAALEEEDLKWPAQGIAPAGAGSANDAAKQLVEKALDGDLKGVIALLPPDEMGVLQDVGPVILDQAGKTPATGAKLVELETDSKDVKGGVQLTIRKLVVEAEGETVEISRDGDCYSATVQGQSQRLCADEITQLVEQQGGGDIPSAAVDVIARVGAQVLKDGVGVVATEVDGKWYVSPFRTYSELFLTLMRGLEPKDIDELIKAIK, via the coding sequence GTGACCTACCCAGGTGGCGGCGGAGGCGAATGGCCACCGCAGAACAACCCGTACGGCCAGCCGCAGGGGGGCTACCCGCAGCAGGGCCAGCCGGGCGGCTACCCCCAGCAGGGGGGTTACCCGCAGGGCGGCTACCCGCAGACCGGACCGCAGCCGCAGCAGGGCTACCCGCAGACCGGTCCGCAGGGCTTCGCCCAGCCGCAGGCCGGTTACCATCAGGACTTCGGCCAGCAGCCCTACGGTCAGCAGCCGTACGGCTACGCGGGTGGTGAGCCGCCCAAGAAGAAGCGCACCGGCCTCATCATCACCGCCGTCGTCGCCGTCCTCGCGCTGGCCGCGGGCACGGTCGCCACGGTGTGGGCGCTGCGCAGCTCCGACGACGCGGCCGCGGGTGCGGAAAGCCCGTCCACCGCGGCGAACAACCTGCTCAGCGCGCTGGGCAGCGGTGACGTCCTCGGCATCATGAACGGCCTGGCGCCCGCCGAGGCCAAGCTCAGCAAGGACTACACCGAGGCCACGGTCAGCGAGGCCAAGCGGCTGGAGATCCTCAAGCCCGACGCGGACCCGAACAAGCTCAGCGGTGTCCAGATCAAGAGCGAGGGCATCAAGTTCGACGACGCCGCCGCGGAGAAGGTCAACGACCACCTGACGATCAACAAGGTGGTCGAGGGCAAGATCACGATCACCTCGGACGTCAAGCAGATCCCGCTGACCGACAAGCTGGTCGACGCGCTGGGCGCGGACCTGCAGAAGGCGGGCACCGAGACCGAGACGCTGGACTTCGCCAAGGAGAAGGCCGACCGGGACGGCAAGCCGATCGGCATCGCCACCATCAAGGTCGGCGACGAGTGGTACCCGAGCCTCTTCTACACCATCGCGCACGCCGCGCTGGAGGAAGAGGACCTGAAGTGGCCCGCACAGGGCATCGCGCCGGCCGGCGCGGGCTCGGCGAACGACGCCGCGAAGCAGCTGGTGGAGAAGGCGCTCGACGGCGACCTCAAGGGCGTCATCGCGCTGCTGCCGCCGGACGAGATGGGCGTGCTGCAGGACGTCGGCCCGGTCATCCTGGACCAGGCCGGCAAGACCCCCGCCACCGGCGCGAAGCTGGTCGAGCTGGAGACCGACTCGAAGGACGTCAAGGGCGGCGTGCAGCTGACCATCCGCAAGCTGGTCGTCGAGGCCGAGGGTGAGACGGTCGAGATCAGCCGGGACGGCGACTGCTACAGCGCCACGGTCCAGGGCCAGTCGCAGCGGCTGTGCGCGGACGAGATCACGCAGCTGGTCGAGCAGCAGGGCGGCGGCGACATCCCGTCCGCCGCGGTCGACGTGATCGCCCGGGTCGGCGCGCAGGTGCTGAAGGACGGCGTCGGCGTGGTCGCCACCGAGGTCGACGGCAAGTGGTACGTCAGCCCGTTCCGCACGTACAGCGAGCTGTTCCTGACGCTGATGCGCGGCTTGGAGCCGAAGGACATCGACGAGCTGATCAAGGCGATCAAGTAA
- a CDS encoding SIR2 family NAD-dependent protein deacylase, whose amino-acid sequence MSARDVMALGRRITALTGAGVSLESGVVRFRFDAESFLTSARVRGEVWRSWLDDPLWTAEPNAAHRALAGLQRAGRVRSLLTQNVDGLHQRAGSAVLELHGSMARVVCVSCGVTGAMGDVLDRVRAGDVPPDCAVCGGVLRPAAVAFGEPLDDDVVRAARMAVLDCDVMLVVGTSLTVEPAARLVPLAAKAGAAVVICTLDPTPYDSVAAAVVREPAATALPELAAVPVVATGPIRTWGDPSTW is encoded by the coding sequence ATGAGTGCACGGGACGTCATGGCCCTCGGCCGGCGCATCACCGCGCTCACCGGCGCCGGGGTGTCACTGGAGTCCGGTGTGGTGCGGTTCCGGTTCGACGCCGAGTCGTTCCTGACCTCGGCGCGGGTGCGGGGCGAGGTGTGGCGGTCCTGGCTGGACGATCCCCTGTGGACGGCCGAGCCGAACGCCGCGCACCGCGCGTTGGCGGGTTTGCAGCGGGCCGGTCGGGTGCGGTCGCTGCTCACGCAGAACGTCGACGGGCTGCACCAGCGCGCCGGGTCGGCGGTGCTGGAGCTGCACGGGTCGATGGCGCGTGTGGTGTGCGTCTCGTGTGGCGTCACGGGTGCGATGGGTGACGTTCTCGACCGGGTGCGCGCCGGTGACGTGCCACCGGACTGCGCGGTGTGCGGCGGGGTGCTGCGGCCGGCGGCGGTCGCGTTCGGCGAGCCGTTGGACGACGACGTGGTGCGGGCGGCGCGGATGGCCGTGCTGGACTGCGACGTGATGCTGGTGGTCGGGACGTCGCTCACCGTGGAGCCCGCCGCCCGGCTGGTGCCGTTGGCGGCGAAGGCGGGTGCGGCGGTGGTGATCTGCACCCTGGACCCGACGCCGTACGACTCGGTGGCGGCGGCCGTGGTGCGCGAACCGGCCGCGACGGCGTTGCCGGAGCTGGCCGCGGTGCCCGTGGTGGCGACCGGCCCGATCCGCACGTGGGGCGACCCCAGCACCTGGTGA